Proteins encoded in a region of the Ancylobacter sp. SL191 genome:
- a CDS encoding invasion associated locus B family protein, whose product MINRSTLARQVAGAAMVLALTSTAFAQTQPAKPAQKPAAAPAAQPQQAAPAQPQQGQQAQIPAIPIPWVKRCGDDPNLKKQVCTLEQTIISDTGPVLVRFGLLDIKDDPRKAFFVMFPTQMGVLLRNGFRVALANEQPVLGTFVMCDPQSCRGDIQIDQAFIDRMKKSPGLTISVANAVGRVISYPIGLGDFAKVYDGPETDQKVFEDQVKKIQDQVKARQDAIKAEADAREQQTKAGLEKLGAEKLKNGQPAQ is encoded by the coding sequence ATGATCAACCGCTCGACTCTCGCGCGCCAGGTCGCCGGCGCCGCCATGGTGCTGGCGCTGACCAGCACCGCCTTTGCGCAGACCCAGCCCGCCAAGCCTGCCCAGAAGCCCGCTGCGGCCCCCGCCGCGCAGCCGCAGCAGGCGGCTCCGGCCCAGCCCCAGCAGGGTCAACAGGCGCAGATCCCCGCGATCCCGATTCCGTGGGTCAAGCGCTGCGGTGATGATCCGAACCTCAAGAAGCAGGTCTGCACGCTGGAGCAGACCATCATCAGCGACACCGGCCCGGTGCTGGTGCGCTTCGGGCTGCTCGACATCAAGGATGACCCGCGCAAGGCGTTCTTCGTGATGTTCCCGACCCAGATGGGCGTTCTGCTGCGCAACGGCTTCCGCGTGGCGCTGGCCAATGAGCAGCCGGTTCTTGGCACCTTCGTCATGTGCGACCCGCAGTCCTGCCGCGGCGACATCCAGATCGACCAGGCCTTCATCGACCGCATGAAGAAGTCGCCGGGCCTCACCATCAGCGTCGCCAACGCGGTTGGTCGCGTGATCTCCTACCCGATCGGCCTTGGCGACTTCGCCAAGGTCTATGACGGCCCGGAGACGGACCAGAAGGTGTTCGAGGACCAGGTCAAGAAGATCCAGGATCAGGTCAAGGCCCGCCAGGACGCGATCAAGGCCGAAGCCGACGCCCGCGAGCAGCAGACCAAGGCCGGTCTCGAGAAGCTCGGCGCCGAGAAGCTGAAGAACGGCCAGCCGGCCCAGTGA